In Anaerobaca lacustris, the sequence CAGCCGAGGACCGGCCAGCACATCCGTTCCGGCCCCGCCGGCATGCGTCAACGTCGCCCCGGCCGGCCATTCGGCAATGACCACGGCACCGGCAGGAACATCGCCCGATGCCGCTGAGACCGTACCCAGAATCGTGGCCTCGTCATCCATCAGGTCCGTAACGATCGAAATGCCTCGTGCCAGAGTCCCGTCGGCATAGGTCACAACACCGGCAAACGGATTGTCCATGATGCCGTCCGTCAGCGCGATCCCCGCGAAGACCGGGTGTTCCGGATCGATGGCCGTCAGCATGATGTCGCCGATGGTGTCCGGGATCGTGTTGCCGGTGGCAAAGCCCATGCGGTTCTGCCGAATGACGTAACCGCCCAGGATCATCATGGGCGCCGAGACATTGTTCCATGTCGTCGCCGCGTCATTGGCGAAACTGCCGCTGGCAACCGAACGACTGATGATCACCAGATCCGCTGCGTTGACCACGTCCAGGTCCGGAGTGCCTGTTTGTATGTAACGGACCACGTCGTACCCTGCCGCCTGGAGCAAATCGGTGTACGCTTTGTCAGCCGCCTCAGTGAAGCCGGCACCGGCGGCGCCGCCCGACGGCGTGTCATCGGCCTCATGGAAGGAGACCCAAACGATCAGAGGCTTGGCCGCAACGGCCGGCACGCCGATCAGTTCCACCTCGGCGATCTGCATGCTGTTGGCCGCAGCGGGGTTGCGAACGGCCGGGAACAGGATTTGATAGTGCTCGTACGCAGCCGTGTTCTCAAACTCAATCGGCGTCGCGTTCATGGTGAACCGCGGCCAGGCGTCGACCTGATTGAAATCGGCAATCTCGCCGGCGGCGATCAGCTCGTAGGGTCCTTCGATGCTCTCGTTCGAGCCGTAGAGCTCGAATGCGATCGGATCCCGCTCGGGAGCGTCATTGGCCGTGGTGAACGTCAGACCCGTAACCAGAGTCGAACCGAGCATCGGCGTCACCTGGAATCCCGTGGGTTCGGTTTCGCCTTTGAAATGCAGATACTTCGTGGCGACGTTGTTGTCGATCGCCAGATCGGGGGTCTCGGCGCCGGGCCAATCGCCATCGTTCGGCACACCGAGGATCGCGTCGCCGGGGGTCGTGATGTCCGACGGTCCGCGTAGGAAGTAGGCGTCCACATTCGTGCGGATTTCGCCCAGGGTCAAAGCGCGATCGTAAACCGCCACGCCGAAGATCTCGCCGTCGAAATCATCGAAGAAGGGATCAGCCCCTTCGCGATCCTGAGCGCCGTAGCCGA encodes:
- a CDS encoding LamG domain-containing protein: MWQRCTCIISLVVLLALIQGGAAFGAWNFLEDPALIGWWACDEGEGALVADSSPNGNDGAVVNGDPVWAEGAYGSAVTLVGPTLVEIQPMDLTLSEATMAGWLFAPTAQPEWSAIIMHRNPGPASGFNLLGDQQLAYHWNDASSTWSFRPQVFHPLDEWAHCAVTVEPDKATFYLNGVASAVNAVEHPSIIWDGFTYLGGDGNEQWVGRRMNGGSLDDVCFFSRALSEDEIQTIMGGPGAAGLAKWENAAAAAEPTFSATNVEDGLYDIGELSGDISYEFIVQSNPDETQASMCLIGRRDFGDVQAGLKFEQWNNTGTYGATIFGVADYDFGVANDPGVVTHLVFISNADLGVTDLYVNGAYRGSVPTAITLSGVVGIGYGAQDREGADPFFDDFDGEIFGVAVYDRALTLGEIRTNVDAYFLRGPSDITTPGDAILGVPNDGDWPGAETPDLAIDNNVATKYLHFKGETEPTGFQVTPMLGSTLVTGLTFTTANDAPERDPIAFELYGSNESIEGPYELIAAGEIADFNQVDAWPRFTMNATPIEFENTAAYEHYQILFPAVRNPAAANSMQIAEVELIGVPAVAAKPLIVWVSFHEADDTPSGGAAGAGFTEAADKAYTDLLQAAGYDVVRYIQTGTPDLDVVNAADLVIISRSVASGSFANDAATTWNNVSAPMMILGGYVIRQNRMGFATGNTIPDTIGDIMLTAIDPEHPVFAGIALTDGIMDNPFAGVVTYADGTLARGISIVTDLMDDEATILGTVSAASGDVPAGAVVIAEWPAGATLTHAGGAGTDVLAGPRLVFLTGAREASGISSETAGMFDLYEDGAQMFLNAVAYMLIEPE